From the genome of Kaistella daneshvariae, one region includes:
- a CDS encoding acyltransferase: MEIFYRIILKIEDLLQRLRDKAYIEICKSRGLKVGKDVIFIEAPKFGSEPYLIEIGDRTKITANCTFINHDGAMYVIRSMEKFADTRNFGRIKIGKNCFIGNNCTILPGVEMGDNCILGAGSVLNSSTTPNSVYAGVPAKFICTIEEYGEKALKNNVLYPRELEKNRAMLDQHIKENLQHLYKPVK, translated from the coding sequence ATGGAAATTTTCTACAGGATTATTTTAAAGATTGAAGATTTGCTACAGCGCCTGCGCGATAAAGCTTACATTGAAATCTGCAAATCCCGCGGATTAAAAGTTGGTAAAGATGTCATTTTCATCGAAGCACCAAAATTTGGGTCGGAACCTTATTTAATTGAAATTGGTGATCGCACAAAGATCACCGCTAACTGCACTTTCATCAACCATGACGGCGCGATGTACGTCATTCGTTCCATGGAAAAATTCGCCGACACGCGGAATTTTGGCCGGATAAAAATCGGTAAAAACTGCTTTATCGGAAATAACTGCACCATTTTGCCTGGGGTTGAAATGGGCGACAATTGCATTTTAGGCGCCGGTTCTGTGCTGAACTCTTCCACTACACCAAATTCGGTGTATGCCGGCGTTCCTGCAAAATTTATTTGCACCATCGAAGAATACGGCGAAAAAGCGCTGAAAAACAATGTTCTTTATCCCCGGGAACTGGAAAAAAACCGCGCTATGCTGGATCAGCATATCAAAGAAAATTTGCAGCATTTATACAAACCTGTCAAATAA